TGGTTAGTGCCTGGTTTGATAATCAAGTCAGTGGCACTTACCAGATTGATGGCAATAATGCGAACAGAACCCAGACGGGCGATCCTGTAGACGATCCGTGGCAGGGCAATGCGGATGGAACTGCTAATTATCTCATCTGGGATAGCATCACACCGACGCTTGGTGCGGTTACTATAGACCTGACTAACACATCGAACATCGCCGGAATTAGCGCCTTGCGCATTACTCAGGTGCCTGAGCCTGCAGCATGGGGATTGATGTTGGGATTCGCCTCATTGGCCTTGGTTGTCGTCCGCTTGCGCAGAAAGTCATCATAGCGCACGAGTCCGCCGGTGAACGGGCTACGAATGCGGTTCATGATTTGAATAGAGCTCTAGACTATTTCGGTCTGGAAAAGTCATGTTACTTCCGGCATAGATTGGGAATCCGGATATGCGCGTTTTATTGCTACTGCCAATACTGATAGTTTGTTTGTGCACTTTGGGCTCTGCTCAAGTGAGCGAAGCACTTGTCAAAAATACCTATGAGAATGATTTACCTGAAGCACCAGCTACCGGGCGCGCGCTGCATCAGGTGTTTTATCTACCGCGCTTATCCAGCCCTATCGAAGTATGGAAATCATTCATTCGCTACATGGATGAATACGGAAAAATTATAAAAGCTGAGGGCTACACGTGGGAGAACCGCGAAAAGTTAAAACGCATGGAAGAGGGCATGCAGCACTTTTTCGACATGCGAGAGGTTCCACCGTCAGTTCGACTGACCAGTGCAATTGAAGCATCTATATATCTACGTGAAAGCATCGCCAAGTTCAGCCACTTTGAGTTTGGTATGTTGCCCAACCGCGATCAGGCCTTTGCTGAAATGCGTGACGGTTATCCCGGTGTCTGGTCTCTGGATGACAGTTTGGTTTCGATCGTTTACATCGATGGTGGTGAATTTAGAGGGAATTTCCAGTTTAGCCCGCAAAGTCTCGCGATGGCAAAAGGCATCTATGAGGCGACAAGAGACCTTAGCTACATGGATCCATCCGTTGATGGATTGTATGAGTCTTACTTTTTGACTCCCGGCCCGTTGATCCCCGATTCCTGGATACATGCACTACCATCATGGATGAATTCTCAGTTGTTCGACTTAAGTGTATGGCAGTGGGCTTGTGTTGTTTTCGGTTTTATTGCTTACGGGGTCATCGTCTTCTATCTGGCAAAGATCCTTTATGGAATTTCAAGGGAATGGTCGCCCTTTGCCAAAGGTATTGTTCGACTGATCGTTCCATTAGCATCCATTTTGATGATCATCTCTTTGTCGGACTTTCTTGCCTTTCAGATATTTGTTTCGGGGTACGTTTTGAGGGTAATTCGTTTTGTTGAATGGCTCTGTATTCTCGCCTCTACCTTGAGCGCTGTATTTATAATTGGCAGTATTATTTCCGATTTGATTATTCGATCAAAGCAAATTGCGGTTCATGGAATTGATTCAAACCTCATTCGTTTCGGGGTTAAGGTCGGCAGCTTGCTTGTCGCTACAGCTATTGCGATTGAAGGCGCGACGATGCTTGGTTTTTCCTTTGCTACTGTAGTTGCTGGAGCAGGGGTCACCGGATTAGCCCTGGCCCTGGCCGCACAGGAGTCACTCCGCAATGTTTTTGGCAGTGTGATGTTACTTTTGGACAAGCCGTTTACGGTTGGTCAGCGTATCATTGTTCGCGGCCATGATGGTGTGGTCGAAGAGGTGGGGTTGAGATCTACCAAGATGCGCCTGCTCACTGGTCACCTCACGAGTATCCCTAATGAAGATATGGCCAAGGCGGATATCGAAAACATCGGCGAACGCCAATCCATTCGGAATCTTTTCCGTGTTTCCATTCCTTACGATACGCCACCCGATAAAATCAACCAGGCTTTGGAAATTGTGCGCAACCTGCTTGCGGTCGATGAGAATGATCCGGAAAGCGTGAAGCGTAACACTTGCGTGAATCATCCGGATTTCCCACCAAGAGTTTACTTTGAGGAGTTCAGTGCCTCATCGTTGAGCTTGCTGGTTATTTTCTGGTATCATCCACCCGAGTATTGGGAGTACCGCAGTTATTGCGAATGGCTGAATCTGGAAATTGTGAAGCAATACGACGCCGCTGATATCCAGTTCGCATTGCCGGCACAAACCACTTACCTGGCTGGTGATACAACGCGCCCTGTTTCGGCTGGAGTTTATGAGCTGGAAGTTCAGCCTGAGAGGGATTGAAGAGCTTGTCTTCCCCATTCTGCGTAGCTGGTTCCTTTCTTAGGTGAGATATTATGGGAATAATATATTGTTTTTAAACTTGATTAATGTCAGTTAAGGAATAAAATAATATTCATTGTGTTTGAACTGGCTACACCACATGAGACAGCAAAAGCCATTGCTGAGCGTGTCCGACAGATGCGTGTCAGTCGTGGGCTAACGCAGGAGGAGCTCGCTCAGCGGGCTGGGATTGCATTTCCCACTTATCGGCATTTTGAGCAAACTGGCAGGATCGCCTTCGAGCGTCTGCTTCAAGTGGCTTCTGCTTTGGAGTGCATGGATGCCTTCAATGATTTGTTCCAACCCGATGCGTATCAATCCTTGGATGAGATTGAATCGAGTGACGATTCGAATAAAGAAATGATACAATCCAAGAGGGTTAGAAAATGAGGTTGAATATCGTTTACAATGGCGAATCCGTTGGACAATTGCTCGACAGTACGAAGGGCATATTCTTCGAGTATGATGAGGGTTTCATTGATAAGGAGATTGAGCTTTCGCCGGTAAAGTTGAAATTACAGAAGCGAGTCTATGGTCCTTGGGACATGAACTTTTTGCGGTTACCCGGACTGGCTTATGATTCATTACCAGACCGTTACGGAATGGCGGTTCTGAGGAGACGTTTCAATGAGTTGGGCGAAGCGAATCCGAGCCCATTACAGATGCTTGCTTTTCTCGGAACACGAACCATGGGGGCTCTAACTTATGAGCCTGCCAATGGTGATCCGGATGAAAGCAGGGCTGTCGATTTGGTGCATGCAGCGCAGTCAGCCCGGGCGATTATAGAGATGGACCATGCGAGTGAGCTCGACCCGGCTCTAGTGGCATCGGGTGCGACCGCGGGAGGTGCACGCCCCAAAGTTCTTGTGGCAATGAGTCAATCGCGGGAGATCATCGTGACCGGATCTGATTGTATCCCTGATGGCCTGGGTGCATGGCTCCTCAAGCTGGAAACTGATGAATCGCATAGTACTGCAATGGGACGACTGGAGATGGCATATTCCCTTATGGCGAAAGCTGCGGGTATCACGATTCCTGAAACCTGTTTGGTGCCGGGTCCGGATGGCTTGGCGCATTTTGGCATCAGGCGGTTTGATCGTGATATAAATGATCCCAATGTGCGTTATCACACTCATACGTTCGCTGGTATGTTCCAACTGGATTTCCAGAGTCCCAGTTTGGACTATGACGGACTCTTGCGGATGACGCGTGCGTTGACGAGAGACGCAACCCAGGTCGCTGAGGTTTTTCGTAGAATGATTTTTAATGTCCTCGGCTACAATCACGATGATCATGCCAAGAACTTTTCATTTCTGATGGCTCCCGATGGTCGATGGCGACTGTCGCCTGCCTATGATTTGCTTTTTTGCGAAAACTATCATGAAGGCAATTGGATGATGGTTGGTGGGAAACGAAACGGAATCACCTATGATGACTTCTTGCGCCTTGGAGAAGTTCATTCCTTATCGAGGCGCACAGTTGATGAAATGATTGATGATGTTCGGGTTGCTCTAGGAAAGTGGCGCACGTTTGCGAAAAAGACTGGAGTTGGCTCTGGCTACCTTGAGACCGTTGCCAGCTGCATAAAAAAGGTGGACGTTGGTCCTTCACCATCAAGAAACGTGCCTTGAGACCGTTTAACGGTAAGAAGCTTCCCATTCTGCTTTCATGAGCGATGTTTACGAATCGCAACCAAAATCCTAATGCGCAGACAGCAAAGCAGCAGTGCAAGCAGCAAAGCAAAAGGCTCGTAATCTAAGCAAAGCCAGCAAAGAAGTACTCGTATCTTATACTGTAGATACCTTCACTTTGTCAATCAATTTCCACGAGCGCTAAGGTGATGCGAGACCCTTGTTTGCCTTCAATTTGGCTCTCTGCCGGTAGCTTTTACGAATTCCCACAAAGCCGATAACGATAAGGCCGGTTGCGAATGCGTAGATTTGCGGTTCGGGAATCAATTCTACGGTGATTGGTTTGGAAGCAATGTCATCTTTGACTTTGTCATCAAGCAGTAGTCTGCCTGCTACAAAACCTTCCACTGTTTGTTGATTCGCCAACTCGACCGTTTGATTTTTACCAACAGCTGTGGTGCCAGCCTGAGCCCAACTCGAGAGAAGGATACAGAATATGATTACAAAAGAGAGCAAGGGGGTGAACGCACTCATTATCAGGATAGTAGAATTTAGTTAAAATATTCATAATGCTATCCAGTCTTGTCAAATATCAGGATTATCCGATGGGCCTTATGCATGTGCATTGGAATGGCCTCATGTTGGGGCGCTGAAATGGCCTATTTGGCGAAAATCGATGTGCTAAGAGTGCTTTATCACTCAATTATTTCCCGCTCGATAACGCTCGATCCATTTAGTTTTCCAGCTCGAGTAATCACCCGCTTCAAGATGCATGCGTGCCTGTTTCATCAGATCGAGGAAAAAGTGTGTGTTGTGGATGCTTAATAGGGTCAGTCCAAGTAGCTCGCCAGCCATGAGCAAGTGCCTTAAATAGGCCCGAGAAAAATTGCGACAAGTATAGTTGTCCATACCGTCGACGATGGGTCGTTCGTCTTTTTTGAAGCGCTCATTTTTCAAGTTAATCAGCCCATCGAGGGTAAAGACATTGGCATGACGCGCGAGTCGGGTTGGCATGACGCAGTCGAACATGTCAGCCCCAAGAGCGATCATTTCCAGCAGCTGAGGTGGTGTTCCTACTCCCATGACATAACGCGATTTCTCTTCCGGCATATGTGGTGCGGTCACGCCGACCTGTCTGAGCATTTCCTCTTCCGGCTCGCCCACACTGACACCGCCGATGGCATAGCCGGGGAAATTCATTGCGGCCAGTGCCTGAGCACATTCAATTCGCTGATCATCGTAGACCGAGCCCTGGACAATACCAAAGGCATGATGGCCTGCGTCCAGAAAGCCCTCATCTTCGGCGATTGCTTTGAACTGGCCCGACCAGCGAATTGTCCGTTCGACGGCTTTGCGGCAATCATCTTCATCGCAGGGCCAGGGCGGACATTCGTCCAGCACCATTGCAATGTCGGTTCCCAATTTTTGTTGGATATCAAAACACTCACGAGGTCCGAGGAAAATCTTTGCTCCGTCGAGGTGAGACTGAAAGGCGATCCCTTCCTCGGTTATCTTGCGTAGCTTCGAAAGGCTGAATACCTGAAATCCGCCACTGTCTGTCAGAATCGGACCATCCCAGGCCATGAATTTATGCAAGCCGCCTAACTCGGCCACGAGATCCGGGCCCGGCCTTAGGTTGAGGTGATAGGTGTTTCCCAGAATGATCTGGGCTTCGACTTCGGTGAGCTGCGCCGGAGTCATCCCCTTGACTGTGCCTTGTGTGCCAACTGGCATGAAGATCGGTGTCTCGATCACACCATGGCGTGTCTTTAGCCGCCCGCGTCGGGCAGCAGAGGCTGTGTCTTTACATATGACTTCAAATGGAGATTCCACGGGCGCCAGAGCTTGTTGATCTTCCCACAAGATACAAACTCAAAAGCAGGGTGGGTTCAGTTTCGAATTTTTTCTAAAAGGCAGCGTTCATTTTCTATTCATGTTGTATTAATGTTTATTTTATTTAATACTTAAATGGTTTAATATTGATTGACTATAGTGATTTAGGTATTTAATTATTGGTAAATTAATAGCCTATCCTAACTGCACATTAAGATTTCTGTTAACTGTTATCTAAGCGAAATAATCATGTGCTCAAAAACCATACATACTCTTAGCTTCTTGTTTGTTGCCACCTCCATTTATGCTCAAGGTGGCGCCATCTATTCAGTTCAGCAGTCACCGTGGTCACCCCCGGCCAGTCTCGAGAGGACGAGTGACGATAGCTTGCAGGCCGTTGACAGCATTACGGCAATCAACTTTACCTCGGAGGATCGCCAATGGATCATTGATGAATTGGCAGAGGTCGAGGAATCACTGATTGGAGACAGCTCAATCGCGGGACGACTCGCAGAGCGTTTTGCCGATTTCCCTCTGGTGATCAGCGAGACAACACTCGATGGAGAAGTGGGAAGTGTGTCCAAACCGACCTCATCTCTGGGTGCCACGCATGTCCTCAATCGTTACCAGGGCTTGGTGGTGAACCGCTATACGGATGATGAACTTGAGCATGCGAATCTGGCTCTTACGACTTTCGAGAAACGGCTCTCCGAAGCGATTGATCTTGCTGAGCCCAATGAGATCGAAGATTTGCCGATGCTCTTTAAGGCCTATACTCCCGATGGCAGTGAGTTGAAGTTGCTAAAGCTGACTCGCATTTTTGAAGATGGTTCGGATGGCGGTGAGCTTTCTGGTTTGGCCCAGGTGAATGTTATTTCGGCGTTATCAGTTACTGGCACCGGAGTGCTTGCCTTGGAATCTGAGACAGAGGTGATAGGTATGTCTATACCTCTGTCGGTGGCTAGTGACAATACTGAAGATTTTGGTGCTCTTGCGACTGATGGCCTTAGTATTGAATCTTATGCTGCAGGTGTCGTGGAGCGTTCGGATACTACCGAGCTCTTCGTTTGGTATTACACTGGCACCGACTCTTTTGACGAGGATGGATTCATCTTCTTTTCTTCTTCTGAAATCGATGATCTGGACTTCACGGATCGTGTGGTCGATTGGTCAGGGATTAAGGATAAGTTGAATGGAAGTGCTGCTGGTGTGTCTTCGATTGATTGTAAATACGATGCAGGTTTGGATCGTGTTTACTTGAGCCTGATTGTAAGGCGCGCTCTGGAGGGGGAAGACGATACTGCCGAGGGCAAAACGCCGGTTGCGTTTACGGCTTATGTTGATCTTGGGGACGATGAACTATCTCTGACTCCAGTGCATCGTTTGGATCAGGCACCTGTCAAAATGACCAATGGCAAACACCATCTATCTTTGAATATCATCTCCGAGGCCGATCCCGAGGCCGACGTTTCTGAAGGTGGAGATTTGCCTGCGGGCACCGTTTTGATCAAGACGATTGCAGTTGATGATGACGGTGACAATATCGCCGATACCGTTCAATTCTATCGCCTGGATGCGGATGGAGCTCAGCTCATCAGGAGCTTGCCCGAGGTGCCGGTTAAAACAGAGTCAACGGTTGGAGCCCAGCAGCTTGATGCGTTCAGCTTGCGGAATGCGGCAATCACCGTACCGACGCAATCCGACTCGTCCAGCGATGTTTTCTCCAGCTCATTGGTTGCATCCAGTGTGAGACGTGCATCCAGCATCATCTCCATTGCATTCTCTGTTGCGATGGAGAAAGATCTCGCGGCTGCGAAAAAAAGTACTCCTTCTCCAAGCGATTGGGCCAGCACCTACATCCAAATCATTGATGTGAATGGCGAAGATATCATTCCCGAAACAGAAGTGGAATTACCTGCCGGGTTTGAGACGATCGAAGCTCTACAGCTTGTTGAGGCTGAGCCGGATAGGTTTCATTTCGTCGCTTCCTTTCCATCAACTGGTGATGGTGGCCCCACAATTCGCACGACGACTTTTGATTTGTCCAACACCGGAGATAGTGCTTTGGCGGGTACTTCGCTTGGGGCTATCGAATCGGTTGCTGATAATTGGGTTGAGTCAAGCCGGTTCGGGTTTGCTTACATTCCGCCTGATTTTGACCAGGGTAATCGTTGGGCTTATTTGCTTGATCTTGAATGGCTCTACCTCAGTGAAAATAAATGGGCGTATGACCATCGCTTCCAGGACTGGTGTTTCCTTAGCCCGACAAACTATCCCTGGATCTATTGCCTGATTAAAGCAGAGTGGGTCTTTCATGTTACCGGTTCGGGCAGGACTTTCTATTCCGAGAGCGAGGGCTTCTTCTCTGAGTAGTGGTATCGACTCTGTGTTCCATACCTCCTTGAGAGGTTTACGGTAGTTCTGGCGCAACTTGAGTCATTCGCTTTGTTGTTCATGCCGAAATAATAGAGGCTCATCCTTCAGCTATTAGTTTAAGTAAAAAAGCTTATTTGACTTATTAAAATGGTATTATTAAGCTAATTTTATGGAAACTATTACTACTTCAATCCTATCCCGCCTCGCCCCATGTTTCTTACTGCTGCTGTTCCTCCCGTTATGCATCAGGGGGCAAACAGTGAACATCGATGCGGCTGGATGGAGTCCGCCTTATGATACGACAAATGACGATGATATCATTTCCGACATTTGGGGACTTGCAACAGTCGCCCTGACTGAAAAACAGAGAGCGGAGGTTTTTTGCCGCGAGATCAAACGGGCATCGTTCAGTACTATTGAGACACAGTCAGATCGGGCTGAAAGGTTAGTCGAACTTGACACGCGATTTGCCAACTACCCTCATGTTATCACTATTGCTGAAGGCGATGGAAGTACGGCGCCTGAAAAGTTTGTAACGAGTGCCTCCTTTGTCAGTCCCAGCGTTATCTGTACGGAATGCCATCGAGGTAATGATGCCTCAGACAGTACGACCAATTTAGGCCAGTCTGTTCAGGATTATGTGACCATGCGCGACGTGGTTCAGTCACACCTGGAAACGGCGGAAGCAGATGATGCCACGGATGTCATGGAGGATCAGCCCATGATCTTTGTCGATTATCCCGAAGGGAGTGATGAATATATCTACCTTCAGACTTTTCGACGGCAACTGTCAGCCGAGGCCGACTCGCCTTATGGGGTCGTCGTAGAATATACAGATCAGGATGGGACCTCTTCAGAGACGATTTTGAAAGTAAGCGACAGTGCGGGGGCGGCGCTTAACTCTTTGGAATCCGATGGTGAGTCAAGCAGTGGTATTACCGCTTATGCCGCTGGTATTATTAGGCGAAATCAACCAGTGGCAGACTCTGATCTTGGGGATAAGGCCCAACTTGTTGTATGGTTGTACAAAAAATTAGGTCTAGCAGGTGAAGAGTCGGATGGACTGTCCGATGCCTCAGAGGGTGCTGTTGAGCTGCGAACTGCGGATTTCGGCTCCAATAGTTTCGTTCCATTTACCGCTGCCTTTGATGATGACCTCGTCGCAATGAACATCCGAGGTGCAGATGCCGTTACTTGTGTTTACGATCAGGAAATAGACCGCATTTACCTGGCTTTTGTCGCAGAGATTGGAAATGGCCTGACGGCTGCGGCTGACGATGAGGCGGCGAACTACAGGCTTGTGCAGGCCTATGTGGATTTAGCTGACGATGTCCCTCTTGATTTGAGTGAAATCCCGGACGGCGAGGTGCGGCAATTAACAATCAAGGCGCTTCCGACGGTTGAAGCATTGCCGGCCAAAATGATTAATGGCATGTATCACATTTCCATGCATCTGCTGCCTTACGAGGAAGACTCTACATCGGAAGGCAGTACCGTATTGGCAGAGTTAGCCGGGGATGCAAAAAGACTTGTCATGGTTTATTCGACCGATGCGGATCAGGACGGTATTGCCGATCAACTATCAGTCTATAGAACCGATGCTAAGGAAGCCGAGTTGATTCGGACTCTGCCCGAGATGAAAGCAGATGAAGGCGATTGTATTGGGCTCCTCGTAGCAGATGCACTAACGCAGACTCAGGCAGAAGCATTAGGGCGGGTTGGGTTTTTCGC
The Rubellicoccus peritrichatus DNA segment above includes these coding regions:
- a CDS encoding mechanosensitive ion channel family protein encodes the protein MSEALVKNTYENDLPEAPATGRALHQVFYLPRLSSPIEVWKSFIRYMDEYGKIIKAEGYTWENREKLKRMEEGMQHFFDMREVPPSVRLTSAIEASIYLRESIAKFSHFEFGMLPNRDQAFAEMRDGYPGVWSLDDSLVSIVYIDGGEFRGNFQFSPQSLAMAKGIYEATRDLSYMDPSVDGLYESYFLTPGPLIPDSWIHALPSWMNSQLFDLSVWQWACVVFGFIAYGVIVFYLAKILYGISREWSPFAKGIVRLIVPLASILMIISLSDFLAFQIFVSGYVLRVIRFVEWLCILASTLSAVFIIGSIISDLIIRSKQIAVHGIDSNLIRFGVKVGSLLVATAIAIEGATMLGFSFATVVAGAGVTGLALALAAQESLRNVFGSVMLLLDKPFTVGQRIIVRGHDGVVEEVGLRSTKMRLLTGHLTSIPNEDMAKADIENIGERQSIRNLFRVSIPYDTPPDKINQALEIVRNLLAVDENDPESVKRNTCVNHPDFPPRVYFEEFSASSLSLLVIFWYHPPEYWEYRSYCEWLNLEIVKQYDAADIQFALPAQTTYLAGDTTRPVSAGVYELEVQPERD
- a CDS encoding helix-turn-helix transcriptional regulator, with the translated sequence MFELATPHETAKAIAERVRQMRVSRGLTQEELAQRAGIAFPTYRHFEQTGRIAFERLLQVASALECMDAFNDLFQPDAYQSLDEIESSDDSNKEMIQSKRVRK
- a CDS encoding type II toxin-antitoxin system HipA family toxin, which gives rise to MRLNIVYNGESVGQLLDSTKGIFFEYDEGFIDKEIELSPVKLKLQKRVYGPWDMNFLRLPGLAYDSLPDRYGMAVLRRRFNELGEANPSPLQMLAFLGTRTMGALTYEPANGDPDESRAVDLVHAAQSARAIIEMDHASELDPALVASGATAGGARPKVLVAMSQSREIIVTGSDCIPDGLGAWLLKLETDESHSTAMGRLEMAYSLMAKAAGITIPETCLVPGPDGLAHFGIRRFDRDINDPNVRYHTHTFAGMFQLDFQSPSLDYDGLLRMTRALTRDATQVAEVFRRMIFNVLGYNHDDHAKNFSFLMAPDGRWRLSPAYDLLFCENYHEGNWMMVGGKRNGITYDDFLRLGEVHSLSRRTVDEMIDDVRVALGKWRTFAKKTGVGSGYLETVASCIKKVDVGPSPSRNVP
- the tgt gene encoding tRNA guanosine(34) transglycosylase Tgt; translation: MESPFEVICKDTASAARRGRLKTRHGVIETPIFMPVGTQGTVKGMTPAQLTEVEAQIILGNTYHLNLRPGPDLVAELGGLHKFMAWDGPILTDSGGFQVFSLSKLRKITEEGIAFQSHLDGAKIFLGPRECFDIQQKLGTDIAMVLDECPPWPCDEDDCRKAVERTIRWSGQFKAIAEDEGFLDAGHHAFGIVQGSVYDDQRIECAQALAAMNFPGYAIGGVSVGEPEEEMLRQVGVTAPHMPEEKSRYVMGVGTPPQLLEMIALGADMFDCVMPTRLARHANVFTLDGLINLKNERFKKDERPIVDGMDNYTCRNFSRAYLRHLLMAGELLGLTLLSIHNTHFFLDLMKQARMHLEAGDYSSWKTKWIERYRAGNN